A portion of the Stigmatella aurantiaca DW4/3-1 genome contains these proteins:
- a CDS encoding IS4 family transposase, translating to MARLVLQRAVSAEWMDSLFEAHRKRQYTRELLFSTVVELMSVVAMGLRPSLHAAAKATEGGTSIAALYEKVNRMEPDLVRALVRGSAQRLEPVVQPLRTGEKPWAEGYRVRVMDGNHLPASEKRLKPLREFRGAALPGHSLVVYAPEQGLVVDVVPCEDAHAQERTLVAAVLEHAQQGDLWIADRNFSTTRIVFGLEDRHAAFIIREHGRTPSPTEVGKRKRVGRVETGVVFEQPVQVEDDGGRLLTLRRIELQLDEPTEEGEPLIRLLTNAPKEKLSAEKVACLYRKRWSIEGMFQSLESALHSEVRTLGHPRAALLAFGTAVVAYNILAVIQAAVEAAHPEAKAEGIELSPFFVATEVQATYGGRMIAVGDDVWTAFDEQSPLQLSRTLIRIAQHAQPKRLRKHPRGPKKKTKKGYVSGRTARQHVATARVLASGRIDSTS from the coding sequence GCAGTACACCCGGGAGTTGCTGTTCTCCACCGTGGTGGAGTTGATGTCCGTGGTGGCCATGGGGCTGCGACCCTCGCTGCATGCGGCCGCCAAGGCCACAGAGGGAGGCACCTCGATCGCTGCGCTCTACGAGAAGGTGAATCGAATGGAGCCGGACTTGGTGCGAGCTCTGGTCCGTGGCAGCGCCCAACGACTGGAGCCTGTAGTCCAGCCGCTGAGGACAGGGGAGAAGCCCTGGGCAGAGGGCTATCGCGTCCGAGTCATGGACGGCAATCATCTGCCTGCCAGCGAGAAAAGGCTCAAGCCGCTGCGTGAGTTTCGAGGCGCCGCCCTGCCCGGACACTCGCTGGTAGTGTACGCCCCGGAGCAGGGCTTGGTGGTGGACGTGGTGCCGTGTGAGGACGCACACGCTCAGGAGCGGACGCTGGTGGCTGCTGTGCTGGAGCACGCCCAGCAGGGCGACTTGTGGATAGCCGATAGGAACTTCTCCACGACTCGGATTGTCTTTGGCCTGGAGGACAGGCACGCCGCCTTCATCATCCGAGAGCATGGACGCACGCCCAGCCCTACAGAGGTGGGGAAGCGAAAGAGGGTGGGCCGTGTGGAAACGGGCGTTGTCTTCGAGCAGCCCGTCCAGGTGGAGGACGACGGTGGGCGCCTGCTCACGCTGCGTCGCATCGAACTTCAGCTGGATGAGCCCACCGAGGAGGGGGAGCCCCTCATTCGTCTGCTCACCAACGCTCCCAAAGAAAAGCTCTCCGCCGAGAAGGTAGCGTGTTTGTACCGCAAACGGTGGAGCATCGAAGGCATGTTTCAGAGCTTGGAGTCTGCGCTCCATAGTGAGGTGCGGACGCTGGGTCATCCACGAGCGGCGCTGCTCGCATTCGGGACTGCCGTGGTGGCCTACAACATCCTGGCGGTCATCCAGGCGGCAGTCGAGGCAGCGCACCCCGAGGCCAAGGCCGAGGGCATTGAACTTTCCCCCTTCTTCGTTGCTACCGAAGTGCAGGCCACCTATGGCGGGAGGATGATTGCTGTGGGGGATGACGTTTGGACCGCCTTCGACGAGCAGTCTCCTCTCCAACTCAGTCGAACCCTCATCCGCATTGCGCAGCACGCTCAGCCCAAGCGTCTGCGCAAGCACCCGCGGGGGCCCAAAAAGAAAACGAAGAAGGGCTACGTCTCAGGACGCACTGCACGTCAGCACGTCGCCACGGCTCGAGTCCTCGCCTCCGGGCGCATTGATTCAACATCTTGA
- a CDS encoding DUF2381 family protein, with translation MDCPEFARVANLGGSTTLVQPTPWLTLALCLLVAGPAFAQPQPLTRQRQDRRVSLPTQPGEPPPEVHVAPGSITVLMLFNAPVERDSLEVDRTRFKWVDLGERTLNLEPAAELGASERLVVKVRFKDRALPAQAVLGLVAHPTEVDGKVEVDRRANTPEALLNALTLKTTELEDLKARCEENGPMGLAFSGWLTGNTYPIIFIEQRPSAETRGLQFQRSMGFRGGHSALVTFHLLNLPGQTPWALGQARLIEAGGGATTILSAQMRPQPLAPGEEGVVVVEATTAPWTQGRAFSVELADTSGQRLLFLNLRTK, from the coding sequence CTGGATTGTCCTGAGTTTGCTAGGGTTGCCAACCTCGGAGGTTCTACGACCCTGGTCCAACCTACCCCCTGGCTGACCCTGGCCCTCTGCCTGCTGGTGGCAGGCCCGGCCTTTGCTCAGCCCCAGCCACTCACCCGACAGCGCCAGGACCGGCGCGTCTCCTTGCCCACCCAGCCAGGAGAACCCCCTCCCGAGGTACACGTGGCCCCGGGGTCCATCACGGTCCTCATGTTGTTCAACGCCCCGGTGGAACGGGATTCCCTGGAGGTGGATCGGACGCGTTTCAAGTGGGTGGACCTGGGCGAGCGCACCCTCAACCTGGAGCCCGCCGCGGAACTGGGTGCCAGCGAGCGGCTCGTGGTGAAGGTCCGTTTCAAGGACAGGGCCTTGCCCGCCCAGGCCGTCCTGGGACTCGTTGCCCACCCCACCGAGGTGGATGGCAAGGTGGAGGTGGATCGGCGAGCGAACACCCCCGAGGCGCTCCTGAATGCACTGACACTCAAGACGACCGAGTTGGAGGACCTCAAGGCCCGGTGCGAGGAGAACGGTCCGATGGGGCTTGCGTTCTCCGGATGGCTCACCGGAAACACCTATCCGATTATCTTCATCGAGCAACGGCCTTCGGCGGAGACCCGCGGCCTCCAGTTTCAGAGAAGCATGGGTTTCCGAGGCGGCCACTCCGCATTGGTGACCTTTCATCTGCTCAACCTCCCAGGCCAAACCCCCTGGGCTTTGGGGCAAGCGCGCCTCATCGAAGCAGGGGGAGGTGCGACGACGATCCTCTCGGCACAGATGCGGCCTCAGCCATTGGCACCCGGAGAAGAGGGGGTCGTTGTGGTGGAAGCGACCACAGCCCCATGGACCCAAGGCAGGGCTTTCTCCGTGGAGCTGGCGGACACCAGTGGTCAGCGGCTCCTCTTCTTGAACCTCAGGACGAAGTAG
- a CDS encoding glycoside hydrolase family 3 N-terminal domain-containing protein translates to MELRNGNQGQGGIHLTSGGNGTIRPAPSNPQLAGTTLHRRVETLLAQMTLEEKAGQLAQYSVGTPTGPGTGRNDYETLVRTGAAGSLLNVVGAQETNRYQRIAVEQSRLKVPLLFGFDVIHGYRTTFPIPLGMAASFDTALVEQSMRLAASEAAAEGIRWAFSPMVDIARDARWGRVAESSGEDPHLGSAMARAYVRGYQGPSLSEPTSVAASVKHFAGYGAAEGGRDYNTVDMSDVSLRQIYLPPFQAAVEEGAATLMSAFHSHNGVPATANGYLMTRILREEWGFNGFVVSDWTAVAELVNHGIALDGPAAALKALTAGVEMDMESHLYGPEVPRMVREGRLSQAVVDEAVRRVLRVKFALGLFEHPFVDEKAAAYVATPQKRELARRMAEASFVLLKNEGGVLPLPPSGRKMALVGPLADAAAGMLGIWSAKGAPQDVVTLRAALERRLKDTGTLRCAQGTGVLSEETSGFQDAVAAATAADVVIAAMGEDETLSGEAGSRTSIELPGNQRQLLEALAATGKPLILIVFSGRPLALTDVQAHASAIVQAWQPGIEAGPALVNLLWGEVNFSGRLPVTFPRSTGQVPLYYNHLNTGRPAGKTDLTRPPSCPAEKYVSRYLDERNTPLYPFGHGLSYTTFDFAPPTLSASALTAREVQKQAKDVLRVKTRVRNTGKVHGTVVAQLYLRILGASTAQPVRQLAGFQRIALAPGESRELEFTLGFQELSFFDTRSVRGVESHTRYDVWVGDSSEATQHTSFMME, encoded by the coding sequence ATGGAGTTGCGGAACGGGAATCAGGGGCAGGGCGGCATCCATCTCACGAGCGGGGGCAACGGCACCATACGCCCGGCTCCGTCCAATCCACAGCTCGCCGGTACCACCCTCCACCGCCGGGTCGAGACGCTGCTCGCACAGATGACGCTCGAGGAGAAGGCGGGACAACTTGCCCAGTACTCCGTGGGGACTCCCACGGGGCCCGGCACCGGCCGCAACGACTACGAAACGCTGGTCCGCACCGGTGCCGCGGGCTCGCTGCTCAACGTGGTGGGCGCCCAGGAGACCAACCGTTACCAGCGCATCGCGGTCGAGCAGAGCCGCCTCAAGGTTCCCCTGCTGTTTGGCTTCGATGTCATCCACGGCTATCGCACCACCTTCCCCATCCCCCTGGGCATGGCCGCGAGCTTCGACACGGCCCTGGTCGAGCAATCCATGCGTCTGGCCGCGTCGGAGGCCGCCGCCGAGGGGATCCGCTGGGCCTTCTCCCCCATGGTTGACATTGCCCGCGACGCCCGCTGGGGCCGCGTCGCCGAGAGCTCGGGAGAAGATCCCCATCTGGGATCCGCCATGGCCCGCGCGTATGTCCGAGGGTATCAGGGCCCGTCGCTCTCCGAGCCCACCTCGGTGGCGGCCAGCGTGAAGCACTTCGCCGGCTATGGCGCGGCGGAAGGTGGGCGGGACTACAATACCGTCGACATGTCCGACGTGAGCCTGCGGCAGATCTACCTGCCTCCCTTCCAGGCCGCCGTCGAGGAAGGAGCCGCCACCCTGATGAGCGCCTTCCATTCGCACAATGGGGTGCCCGCCACGGCCAATGGCTACCTCATGACCCGCATCTTGAGGGAGGAGTGGGGGTTCAATGGCTTCGTGGTCAGCGATTGGACGGCGGTGGCGGAGCTGGTGAACCACGGCATCGCCCTGGATGGCCCCGCCGCCGCGCTCAAGGCACTGACCGCGGGCGTCGAGATGGACATGGAATCGCACCTCTACGGCCCCGAGGTTCCAAGGATGGTGCGCGAGGGAAGGCTCAGCCAGGCCGTGGTGGATGAGGCCGTGCGCCGGGTGCTGCGCGTCAAGTTCGCGCTCGGCCTGTTCGAGCACCCGTTCGTGGACGAGAAGGCGGCGGCCTATGTGGCCACTCCGCAGAAGCGCGAGCTTGCCCGGCGCATGGCGGAGGCGTCTTTCGTCTTGCTGAAGAACGAGGGCGGCGTGCTGCCCCTGCCCCCCTCGGGCCGGAAGATGGCCCTGGTCGGTCCCCTGGCGGACGCGGCGGCCGGCATGCTGGGCATCTGGAGCGCCAAGGGAGCCCCCCAGGACGTGGTGACCCTGCGCGCCGCCCTGGAGCGCCGCCTGAAGGACACGGGCACCCTGCGCTGCGCCCAGGGGACCGGCGTCCTCTCGGAAGAAACCTCGGGCTTCCAGGACGCGGTGGCGGCGGCGACGGCGGCGGACGTGGTGATCGCCGCGATGGGCGAGGACGAAACCCTGAGCGGCGAGGCGGGCTCTCGGACCTCCATCGAGCTGCCGGGCAATCAGCGCCAGCTGCTCGAGGCACTGGCCGCCACCGGCAAACCCCTGATCCTGATCGTCTTCAGTGGCCGTCCGCTGGCCCTCACGGACGTGCAGGCCCATGCGTCGGCCATCGTGCAAGCGTGGCAGCCCGGCATCGAGGCGGGCCCCGCGCTGGTGAACCTCCTGTGGGGCGAGGTGAACTTCAGCGGCCGGCTCCCGGTCACCTTTCCCCGGAGCACTGGGCAGGTGCCGCTCTACTACAACCACCTGAACACTGGCCGCCCGGCGGGAAAGACCGACCTGACGCGCCCGCCCTCGTGCCCGGCGGAGAAGTATGTCTCGCGCTACCTGGACGAGCGCAACACGCCGCTCTACCCCTTCGGCCACGGCCTCTCCTACACCACGTTCGACTTCGCTCCGCCCACGTTGAGCGCCTCGGCCCTCACGGCGCGCGAGGTCCAGAAGCAGGCCAAGGACGTGCTGCGCGTGAAGACCCGGGTGCGCAACACGGGCAAGGTCCACGGCACGGTGGTGGCCCAGCTCTACCTGCGCATCCTGGGCGCGAGCACCGCACAACCCGTGCGCCAGCTCGCGGGCTTCCAGCGCATCGCACTGGCTCCGGGAGAGTCACGGGAACTGGAGTTCACCCTCGGCTTCCAGGAGCTGTCGTTCTTCGACACCCGCTCCGTGCGCGGGGTGGAATCCCACACGCGCTATGACGTCTGGGTGGGCGACAGCTCGGAGGCCACCCAGCACACGTCGTTCATGATGGAGTGA
- a CDS encoding ABC transporter ATP-binding protein — MASLRVEDLHVRLGANDILKGISADFRDGGVVALLGRSGSGKSTLLRSIAGLETPERGRIHIGDRTIFDAAAKVNLPPEQRDLGLVFQSYALWPHKTVFDNIAYGLRLRKQPREAVDRAVREVMVGVGLEGYGERLPSQLSGGQQQRVALARALVYSPPLVLLDEPLSNLDAKLREEARVWIRGLIKRLGLTALFVTHDQVEAMAIADRIMLLEGGRMVQDGTPEQLYTEPQSLFAANFMGVNNTFVGRVVERRGGEARLEVGGLSLWGQQRGGTKSEESATGVIRVEELELASSPGENRLPAHLDSSIYVGGRWEHLFQLAGHTLRATTRNALSPGAYTLSFPKERLWIF, encoded by the coding sequence ATGGCTAGCTTGCGCGTCGAGGATCTCCACGTCCGGCTGGGCGCCAATGACATCCTGAAGGGCATCAGCGCGGACTTCCGGGACGGCGGCGTGGTGGCGCTGCTGGGCCGCTCCGGCAGCGGCAAATCGACATTGCTGCGTTCCATTGCTGGGCTGGAGACGCCCGAACGGGGCCGCATCCACATCGGCGACCGGACGATCTTCGATGCGGCGGCGAAGGTGAACCTGCCGCCGGAGCAGCGCGACCTGGGGCTCGTCTTCCAGTCCTACGCGCTGTGGCCCCACAAGACGGTGTTCGACAACATCGCCTACGGTTTGAGGCTGCGCAAACAGCCGCGCGAGGCCGTGGACCGGGCGGTGCGCGAGGTGATGGTGGGTGTGGGGTTGGAAGGTTATGGCGAGCGCCTGCCCAGCCAGCTGTCGGGAGGTCAGCAGCAACGCGTGGCCCTGGCGCGGGCGCTCGTCTACAGCCCGCCGCTCGTTCTCCTGGATGAGCCCCTGTCCAACCTGGACGCGAAGCTGCGCGAGGAGGCGCGGGTTTGGATTCGCGGCCTCATCAAGCGGCTGGGGCTCACCGCCCTCTTCGTCACCCATGATCAGGTGGAGGCGATGGCCATCGCCGACCGCATCATGCTCCTGGAAGGTGGACGCATGGTGCAGGACGGCACACCGGAGCAGCTCTACACGGAGCCCCAGAGCCTCTTCGCCGCGAACTTCATGGGGGTGAACAACACCTTCGTGGGACGGGTGGTGGAGCGCCGTGGCGGCGAGGCCCGGCTGGAGGTGGGCGGGTTGTCGCTGTGGGGACAACAGCGAGGCGGGACCAAGAGCGAAGAATCCGCCACAGGTGTCATCCGCGTGGAGGAGCTTGAGCTGGCATCCAGTCCCGGTGAGAACCGGCTGCCCGCGCACCTCGACAGCTCAATCTATGTAGGTGGCCGCTGGGAACATCTTTTCCAACTCGCGGGCCACACGCTGCGAGCCACGACTCGCAATGCCTTGTCCCCTGGTGCATACACACTCTCTTTTCCCAAGGAGCGTCTGTGGATCTTCTGA
- a CDS encoding ABC transporter permease gives MNRPMRIGIVLASALAILAPLVLVVWQSFLDGPFFARNVHPTLGAYQFVFEDPDFYRALGNSVLVAAGMTLIAVPVGALLAFLLVRTDLPGRRWMEPLILTPMFISSIVLAFGFVVAFGPVGVVSLWVKGWAGTLPWDLYSRTSLILIAGLTHAPHVFLYAATALRSLGSDVEEAARSMGAGPLRVAATVSLPMIRPALLYAGVLVFFLGFELFGLPLVLADPQGELVLATYLYKLTNVLGIPSYQLMAVVVMVIVAIAVPLVALQNRLLQGANRYVSIQGKAQSSRPIALGVWRWPATALIALWLFTVVVAPVCALVLRAFVSSWGEGVDLAGALTVDHFRDLARYPNLMRGITHTLLLAAVGGAASVAVYTLINLAVHRWRSAWARVVDSLVLLPRAMPGIVAGLAIFWVFLFFPPLRPFRQTLLALWVAYTLVWMAYGMRLVSSSLLQIGPELEEAGRVVGASASRVSWDVTLPLIRAGLLGSWMLVFVTFAREYSTGVYLLGPGTEVIGSLLVSLWAAGAVDTVVALSVINIAIIGGGLLLLALFGRKAHHG, from the coding sequence ATGAACCGCCCGATGCGAATCGGCATCGTCCTGGCCTCCGCCCTGGCGATCCTCGCCCCCCTGGTGCTCGTCGTCTGGCAGAGCTTCCTGGACGGCCCCTTCTTCGCCCGCAACGTGCACCCCACCCTGGGGGCCTACCAGTTCGTCTTCGAGGATCCGGACTTCTACCGCGCGTTGGGCAACTCGGTGCTGGTCGCCGCGGGCATGACGCTCATCGCCGTCCCCGTGGGGGCGCTGCTGGCCTTCCTGCTGGTGCGGACGGACCTGCCGGGCAGGCGATGGATGGAGCCGCTCATCCTCACGCCGATGTTCATCTCATCCATCGTGCTGGCATTCGGCTTCGTGGTGGCCTTTGGGCCGGTGGGCGTCGTCAGCCTGTGGGTGAAGGGCTGGGCGGGCACGCTGCCGTGGGACCTTTACTCCCGGACGTCGCTCATCCTCATCGCGGGCCTCACGCACGCGCCCCACGTGTTCCTCTACGCCGCCACGGCGCTGCGCAGCCTGGGCTCGGACGTGGAGGAGGCAGCGCGCTCCATGGGCGCCGGACCGCTCCGGGTAGCAGCCACCGTCAGCCTGCCGATGATCCGTCCCGCACTGCTGTACGCGGGCGTGCTGGTCTTCTTCCTGGGCTTCGAGCTGTTCGGCCTGCCCCTGGTGCTGGCCGACCCTCAGGGGGAGCTGGTGCTGGCCACCTACCTCTATAAGCTGACCAACGTGCTGGGCATCCCCTCCTATCAACTGATGGCGGTGGTCGTGATGGTCATCGTCGCCATCGCGGTGCCGCTGGTGGCGTTGCAGAACCGGCTGCTCCAGGGCGCCAACCGCTATGTGTCCATTCAGGGCAAGGCTCAAAGTTCACGGCCCATTGCCCTGGGCGTGTGGCGCTGGCCTGCGACGGCGCTCATCGCACTTTGGCTGTTCACGGTGGTGGTGGCACCCGTGTGCGCGCTGGTGCTGCGCGCCTTCGTGTCGAGTTGGGGCGAGGGCGTGGACCTGGCGGGCGCGCTGACGGTGGACCACTTCCGCGACCTGGCCCGCTACCCCAACCTGATGCGAGGCATCACCCACACCTTGCTGCTGGCCGCGGTGGGTGGGGCCGCATCGGTGGCCGTCTACACGCTCATCAACCTCGCGGTGCACCGCTGGCGCTCGGCCTGGGCGCGGGTCGTCGACTCCCTCGTGCTGCTGCCGCGCGCCATGCCGGGCATCGTCGCCGGTCTGGCCATCTTCTGGGTCTTCCTCTTCTTTCCCCCGCTGCGGCCGTTCCGGCAGACGCTGCTGGCCCTGTGGGTGGCCTACACGCTGGTGTGGATGGCCTACGGCATGCGCCTGGTGTCCAGCAGCTTGCTGCAAATCGGACCGGAGCTGGAGGAGGCTGGCCGGGTGGTGGGCGCCTCCGCGAGCCGCGTCAGCTGGGATGTCACGCTGCCGCTGATTCGCGCGGGGCTCCTGGGCAGTTGGATGCTCGTGTTCGTCACCTTCGCGCGCGAGTACTCCACGGGCGTCTACCTGCTGGGGCCTGGCACGGAAGTCATCGGCTCGCTGCTCGTGTCACTCTGGGCGGCAGGCGCGGTAGACACCGTCGTCGCCCTGTCGGTCATCAACATCGCGATCATCGGCGGAGGGCTCTTGCTGCTCGCTCTGTTCGGAAGGAAGGCACACCATGGCTAG
- a CDS encoding ABC transporter substrate-binding protein: MKRLLTVLTAAVLLTGAAAEDSAATSPDGYPRSYARIIAAARQEGSLSIYSATDASEAAPLIRAFEATYPGVRVEYADQNSTELYSRFIAEVAAGQGTADLVWSSAMDLQVKLIHDGYAQAYASPEKPNLPDWAVWKNEGYGITAEPLVIAYNKRLMPPEDVPRTRGDLERLLRAKKAFYRGKTASYDPERSGVGFLFISQDVQVNQDTWNLVEALAGTQPRLYTSTGAMLERLVSGEHLLVYNMIGSYALQRQKRDPSVGIVFPEDFTLTLSRIAFIPTEARHPNAAKLFLDFLLSKRGQTLLAQRDMSPVRTDLGDTGVPTPPAGQVRAISVGPQLLANLDPLTRLRFLKEWKRIVRGR, encoded by the coding sequence TTGAAAAGACTCCTGACCGTCCTGACAGCAGCCGTGTTGCTGACAGGCGCCGCGGCCGAAGACTCCGCCGCCACGTCACCCGACGGCTACCCCCGCTCCTACGCGCGCATCATCGCGGCGGCACGCCAGGAGGGCTCGCTGAGCATCTACTCCGCCACCGACGCGAGCGAGGCCGCACCGCTCATCCGCGCGTTCGAGGCCACCTATCCCGGCGTGCGCGTCGAGTACGCGGACCAAAACTCCACGGAGCTCTACAGCCGCTTCATCGCCGAGGTGGCAGCCGGACAGGGCACGGCGGACCTCGTCTGGAGCTCGGCGATGGACCTCCAGGTCAAGCTCATCCATGACGGCTACGCGCAGGCATACGCCTCGCCGGAGAAGCCGAACCTGCCGGACTGGGCCGTGTGGAAGAACGAGGGTTATGGCATCACCGCCGAGCCGCTCGTCATCGCCTACAACAAGCGGCTGATGCCCCCCGAGGACGTGCCCCGCACGCGCGGGGACCTGGAGCGGCTGCTGCGTGCCAAGAAGGCCTTCTACCGGGGCAAGACCGCCAGCTACGACCCGGAGCGCAGCGGCGTGGGCTTTCTGTTCATCTCGCAAGACGTGCAGGTCAATCAGGACACGTGGAATCTCGTGGAGGCCCTGGCGGGCACCCAGCCCCGGCTCTACACCTCCACCGGTGCGATGCTGGAACGGCTCGTCTCCGGTGAGCACCTGCTCGTCTACAACATGATCGGCTCCTACGCCTTGCAGCGGCAGAAGAGGGACCCATCGGTGGGCATCGTCTTCCCGGAAGACTTCACGCTGACGCTCTCCCGCATCGCCTTCATCCCCACGGAGGCCCGCCACCCCAACGCCGCGAAGCTGTTCCTGGACTTCCTGCTGTCCAAGCGAGGCCAGACCCTGCTGGCCCAGCGCGACATGTCCCCGGTGAGGACCGATCTGGGCGACACCGGCGTGCCCACGCCTCCCGCCGGGCAGGTGCGCGCCATCTCCGTGGGCCCGCAGCTGCTGGCCAACCTCGACCCGCTCACCCGCCTGCGCTTCCTCAAAGAGTGGAAGCGCATCGTGCGCGGCCGCTGA
- a CDS encoding DUF4112 domain-containing protein encodes MSPLPAPLSSADSATLEQVRRLARQLDTSIRLPGGLRIGWDAVLGLVPAVGDWAGALLSSYIVLQAARLGASREVLLRMVGNVAVEALVGAVPFLGDVFDAAWRANVRNVRLLENHLAAPTATQRASQAWVLGVVLLLVALMALAMTLAVLTWSALASWVSQT; translated from the coding sequence ATGAGCCCACTGCCCGCCCCCCTGAGTTCCGCCGATTCCGCCACGCTCGAGCAGGTACGCCGTCTGGCACGGCAACTGGACACCTCCATCCGGCTGCCCGGAGGCCTGCGCATCGGGTGGGACGCCGTGCTGGGACTGGTCCCAGCCGTGGGCGACTGGGCGGGCGCCTTGCTCTCCAGCTACATCGTCTTGCAGGCGGCGCGCCTGGGCGCCTCGCGCGAGGTGCTGCTGCGCATGGTGGGCAACGTGGCGGTGGAGGCGCTCGTGGGCGCGGTGCCCTTCCTGGGCGACGTCTTCGATGCGGCCTGGCGGGCCAATGTGCGCAACGTGCGGCTGCTCGAAAACCACCTGGCGGCGCCCACCGCCACCCAGCGCGCCAGCCAGGCATGGGTGCTCGGTGTCGTGTTGCTGTTGGTGGCCCTGATGGCGCTGGCGATGACGCTCGCCGTGCTGACCTGGAGCGCTCTCGCCTCGTGGGTCAGCCAGACCTGA
- a CDS encoding glycine zipper domain-containing protein codes for MKIQSTNRRLARQRNSVLVPKQYEGAAQGGGFGGMVGAVIGGALGGPAGAAIGAALGAAIGAHAGAQSDQRKK; via the coding sequence ATGAAGATCCAAAGCACGAACAGGCGGTTGGCTCGACAGCGCAACTCCGTCTTGGTCCCCAAGCAATATGAAGGGGCCGCGCAAGGTGGCGGCTTCGGCGGAATGGTGGGTGCCGTCATCGGTGGTGCGCTGGGGGGCCCCGCAGGCGCGGCGATTGGCGCGGCGCTGGGAGCGGCCATTGGCGCCCATGCTGGAGCGCAGTCAGACCAGCGCAAGAAGTAA